TCCCAGGTCGCGGCTCACGTCGCTGGAGCGGGTCTGCACCTGGAGCCCGACGAACACCTCGCCGTCGGTACGCACGAACGCGGCCGCGGCCATCGGCAGCACCGTGGCCAGCGTGATCTTCCGCTCGCCCGCGTCCACAAGGGACAGCGGCGCGGTGGCCGACGGCACGAACTCGCGCAGCGCGATCAGCTCCGGCTCCGCGGCCAGCCCCTCGAACGGCTGCCCCACGAACACTTCGCGGACCTTCGGTGCCTTGTCCTTCTTCGGACCCCGCTTGCGCGCGCCCTTGCCCATCTCGCCTCCTCGGATTACAGGCCGCAGACGCTACCGAACCGGGCACGGCCCGCCGGATCGGGGGATTAGGCTCGGGTCGTGTTCGATCCCCGTGACCCCGCCTTCCTCGCCGACCCGTACCCGGAGTTCGCCCGCCTGCGCGCGCAGGCGCCGGTGCACCGGCACGACGGGCTGGGCCTGGCGATCGCGGTCTCCCACGCGGCGGCGTCGGCGGTGCTGCGGCACCGCGGGCTGGGCCGGATCTGGACCGACGCGAGCCCGGCCGAGCAGTTCGTGTCGTTCAACCTGCTGCACCGCAACTCGCTGCTGGAGAACGAGCCGCCGGTGCACACGCGGCTGCGCCGGTCGATCTCGTCGGCGTTCGGGCGCGGGCACGTCGAGCGGTTGCGGCCGACGGTGATGCGGCTGGCGGACGACCTGGTGGCGGGCATCGCCGAGGCGGGGTCGGGCGATCTGCTGGACGCGCTCGCGCAGCCGCTGCCGGTCGCGGTGATCTCCGAGCTGCTGGACGTGCCGGAGGCCGACCGGCCGCGGCTGGTGCCGTGGTCGAACGCGATCGTGAAGATGTACGAGTACGGGCTGCCGGAGGAGGGCCGGGTGGCGGCCGAGCGCGCGGCGACCGAGTTCGTCGAGTTCCTGCGCGAGCTGGCCGAGCGGCGCCGCCGGGAGCCGGGCGAGGACCTGATCACCGATCTGTTGAGGGCCGAGCTCACCGAGGACGAGGTGGTGGCCACCGCGGTACTGCTGCTGATGGCCGGCCACGAGGCCACGGTCAACGTGATCGGCAACGGGGTCTGGGCGCTGCTGCGGCACCCGGACCAGTGGCAGCGTCTCGTCGACGACCCGAGCCTGATGCCGACCGCGGTGGAGGAGCTGATCCGCTTCGACTCGCCGCTGCAGCTGTTCGAGCGCACCGCGACCGAGGACGTGGAGATCGCGGGCTTCCGCGTGGCGAAGGGCGAGAAGATCGCCGCGCTGCTCGGCGCGGCCGCGCGCGACCCGGAGGTGTTCGCCGAGCCGGACACGCTGGACGTCGGCCGCGGCGACGGCACGCACCTGGGCTTCGGCGCGGGGATCCACTACTGCATCGGGGCGCCGCTCGCGCGGATCGAAATCGCGGCGGCGCTGTCGGCGCTCACCAAGCGGCTCCCGGGCCTGCGCCTGGCAGCCGAACCGGAGCGGCGGCCGGAGTTCGTGATCCGGGGACTGAAGAACCTGCCGGTGACGGTCTAGCGGGCCGCGCCGAGGGCGGCCGACGGCCCAGCTGCGGCAGACGTCCTGCCAACCGGCAGCCGTACGGCGGCAGCTCAACGAGCCGCGCCAGTGCGCGCCCTGCGCTGGCCACTGGCAGCCCCTGCCTGCACCGGGCCAGGGGCGGCACGCGTCCCGCGAAACGGCAGCAGCTCAGCGGGCCGCGCCGGCGGGCCGGGCGGTGCGCAGCTCCGGCGGCGGGGCGCCCTTCACGGATCGCACCTGGAGCGGGCGCAGCCGGTCGGTGCGGACCGGCGCCAGCAGCGTCGTCAGGCGGTACACCAGCACCGCGGTCAGCCCGGCCAGCACCGCGGCCGAGGTGTTCAGCAACCCGGTCAGCAGCACGCCGTCCGCCATCGCCTGCACGCCGTCCTTGAAGCGCCACCCGATGACCAGCACCATCAGCACCTCGTTTACCACCCAGGCCGCCCACCAGGCCAGCACCAGCCGCGACGGGCGGGGGCGGCGGTCCGGCTCGCGGCCCAGCACCAGGTGCTCCAGTTCGGCGAGGATGGAGCCCGCCATCACCAGGTTCACCCCCGGCACCAGCACCCCGGCCACGACCTCGCCCGTCGAGCGGGCCGGCTCCTGCCCGGCGGCCTCCGCGGCGGCGCTGCGGGCGACCAGCAGCCACCACAGCGTCGCGGCGACGGCGATCAGCCCAAACACCACGGTCAGCAGCGACGCGATGATCTCCAGCGCGTCGGAGAACGCCACGGTCGACGCGTGCAGTGCGGTCGACCGGCTCATCACCAGCAGCGCGTAACGCCAGAACTCGGCACCCGCCGCGACCGCCGCCAGCCCGGCGAGGAACCACAGGATCGTGACCGCGTTGCGGTGCAGCACTCGCACGCGTTCGACCGGGCTCGGATATCCGGACGGGGTGCCGGGCACCGCCGTCGGCACCCGCCACGCCAGGTGCGGGAAACCCCAGCGCGGCGGCACGTGGTACGACGGCGGGCCGTCGTAGCGCTCGGCCGGGCGCGCCGGCCGGGGACGGATCGCACCCGGTGGAGGGTTCGCCACCCAGCTGACACGCGGCCGGGGGCGGTAGGGCCTCGGGGTCGGGTGCATCGGGCCTACAGGACCTCGGGCGGGCCGTCGTGCTCGCCGACGACCGGGCGGCCCTCGGTCTCCCAGGACTTCATGCCGCCTGCCACGTTGATCGCGTCCCAGCCGCTCGCGTTGAGCCACGCCGCGGCCCGCGCGGAGCGGCCGCCGGTGCGGCACACCACGTAGAGCGGCTGGTCGTCGGGCAGCTGGGCCAGCTCGTCGGTGCGCGCGGGCAGCTCGCCGAGCGGGATGTGGACCGCGCCGGGGGCATGGCCGGCGTCCCACTCGTCCTGTTCGCGCACGTCCAGCAACACCAGCCCGTCCGCGGGCAGTTCGGAGACGGACGCGGTCGGAATGTCACCTGGTTGCACGTTCACATACTGGCACGCGCCCCCATCAACTGCACGTGAGCCCGAACAGGGCCACCCCCGTCACCGGAGGTGGCCCTGTTCGCCGTTCGCCGGGTCAGTGCGCGGTGGCCTTCTCGGCGTGTGCGCCGGTCAGCGCGCGGACCTCCATCTCGGCGTACTTCTTCTCGTTGCGCTCCTTCGACAGGACCGCGCCGAGGAAGCCCAGCAGGAACGACACCGGGATGGACACCAGGCCCGGGTTCTCCAGCGGGAACCAGTGGAAGTCCACACCCTTGATCATCGGCTTCGGCCCGCCGGACACCGCGGGCGAGAAGACGATCAGCACGATGCAGACGATC
The window above is part of the Amycolatopsis thermoflava N1165 genome. Proteins encoded here:
- a CDS encoding cytochrome P450 encodes the protein MFDPRDPAFLADPYPEFARLRAQAPVHRHDGLGLAIAVSHAAASAVLRHRGLGRIWTDASPAEQFVSFNLLHRNSLLENEPPVHTRLRRSISSAFGRGHVERLRPTVMRLADDLVAGIAEAGSGDLLDALAQPLPVAVISELLDVPEADRPRLVPWSNAIVKMYEYGLPEEGRVAAERAATEFVEFLRELAERRRREPGEDLITDLLRAELTEDEVVATAVLLLMAGHEATVNVIGNGVWALLRHPDQWQRLVDDPSLMPTAVEELIRFDSPLQLFERTATEDVEIAGFRVAKGEKIAALLGAAARDPEVFAEPDTLDVGRGDGTHLGFGAGIHYCIGAPLARIEIAAALSALTKRLPGLRLAAEPERRPEFVIRGLKNLPVTV
- a CDS encoding DUF4328 domain-containing protein, whose product is MANPPPGAIRPRPARPAERYDGPPSYHVPPRWGFPHLAWRVPTAVPGTPSGYPSPVERVRVLHRNAVTILWFLAGLAAVAAGAEFWRYALLVMSRSTALHASTVAFSDALEIIASLLTVVFGLIAVAATLWWLLVARSAAAEAAGQEPARSTGEVVAGVLVPGVNLVMAGSILAELEHLVLGREPDRRPRPSRLVLAWWAAWVVNEVLMVLVIGWRFKDGVQAMADGVLLTGLLNTSAAVLAGLTAVLVYRLTTLLAPVRTDRLRPLQVRSVKGAPPPELRTARPAGAAR
- a CDS encoding rhodanese-like domain-containing protein codes for the protein MNVQPGDIPTASVSELPADGLVLLDVREQDEWDAGHAPGAVHIPLGELPARTDELAQLPDDQPLYVVCRTGGRSARAAAWLNASGWDAINVAGGMKSWETEGRPVVGEHDGPPEVL